A stretch of the Selenomonas ruminantium subsp. lactilytica TAM6421 genome encodes the following:
- a CDS encoding MCP four helix bundle domain-containing protein, with amino-acid sequence MNQLSVKVKILLLAAVMLVITCLLAIVGIYSNHQAKQHIDDLYHHNLMTTQYLSNANIQLRNLSEDIDYVILQDYDPADRKLLLDEMNSRVVNIQENVAKIKKSDRSPRAQENLELLTEDLSNFAQQIKACEKLQNTPEDKIQLLKQLSGAHAIGARLSQLTPDNVLQGKILFQENDAAHTRTIQIFLGIILIGLIAGIGTTILIAGNIATPLEEFVRQLNAVADGNLTQEISPKLAQRRDEVGSMVKALQKMQTSLRQILGEVQSESDENVAMAEKVQELVERLDNSIQDMTCVMELMVANMEKTAAATADVQQQINILTQAITENSNALSPQLAASMETMNQAMGDIAKATIEGAVDSTAIAEKVADVAAMAEEILDKVNESRQGAENLKQQVERFQV; translated from the coding sequence ATGAATCAGCTTAGCGTAAAAGTGAAGATCCTGCTGCTGGCGGCTGTCATGCTGGTGATAACCTGTCTTTTGGCCATCGTGGGCATCTATTCCAATCATCAGGCCAAGCAGCATATCGATGATCTGTATCATCACAATCTGATGACCACCCAGTACCTTAGCAATGCCAATATCCAGCTGAGGAACCTGAGCGAGGATATCGATTATGTGATCCTGCAGGACTACGATCCGGCGGACCGGAAGCTGCTTTTGGATGAAATGAATAGCAGGGTGGTGAATATTCAGGAAAATGTGGCCAAGATAAAGAAGAGTGACCGCAGTCCACGGGCCCAGGAAAATTTGGAACTGTTGACAGAAGATCTGTCCAATTTTGCCCAGCAGATAAAGGCCTGTGAAAAGCTCCAGAATACGCCGGAGGATAAGATCCAGCTGCTCAAGCAGCTTTCCGGTGCCCATGCCATAGGCGCCCGGCTTTCTCAGCTTACGCCGGATAATGTGCTGCAGGGAAAGATCCTCTTTCAGGAAAATGATGCGGCTCACACCAGGACCATCCAGATATTTCTGGGGATTATCCTGATCGGCCTGATTGCAGGCATTGGCACCACCATCCTGATTGCGGGCAATATCGCCACGCCTTTGGAAGAATTCGTACGGCAGCTTAACGCCGTGGCAGATGGGAATCTAACCCAGGAAATCTCCCCGAAGCTGGCCCAGCGCCGGGATGAGGTGGGGAGCATGGTGAAGGCCCTGCAAAAAATGCAGACCTCCCTGCGTCAGATATTGGGTGAGGTACAGAGTGAATCGGATGAAAACGTAGCGATGGCGGAAAAGGTGCAGGAACTGGTGGAAAGGCTTGACAATAGCATCCAGGATATGACCTGTGTCATGGAACTGATGGTTGCGAATATGGAAAAAACTGCGGCCGCCACAGCTGACGTGCAGCAGCAGATCAACATTCTCACGCAGGCCATTACGGAAAACAGCAATGCGCTATCTCCCCAATTGGCGGCCTCTATGGAAACGATGAACCAGGCCATGGGCGATATTGCCAAAGCAACCATCGAAGGTGCCGTGGACAGTACGGCCATTGCCGAAAAGGTGGCGGATGTGGCAGCCATGGCCGAGGAGATTTTGGACAAGGTGAACGAATCCCGTCAGGGAGCAGAAAATCTCAAGCAGCAGGTGGAAAGATTTCAGGTTTAG
- a CDS encoding indolepyruvate oxidoreductase subunit beta, whose product MSTDIILCGVGGQGTILASKLIAAAAMKKGIPVKTAETIGMAQRGGSVFSHLRLGAGEGSPLIGKKRADLIIAFEPAEAVRQMPFLKEGGSVVVSSRPILPVSAMIGDATYEVESIMAYLRDKVDRLTVVDSDAAARELGSMKVLNVVLLGAAVRSGALGLSEQDILAAIHERVPARFHELNEKALAFAR is encoded by the coding sequence ATGAGTACCGACATCATTCTCTGCGGCGTCGGCGGTCAGGGGACGATTCTCGCGTCCAAGCTGATTGCGGCAGCGGCCATGAAAAAGGGAATTCCCGTCAAGACGGCGGAAACCATCGGCATGGCCCAGCGCGGCGGCAGTGTGTTCAGCCATCTGCGGCTGGGGGCCGGCGAGGGCTCGCCCCTGATTGGCAAAAAACGGGCAGATCTCATCATTGCCTTTGAGCCGGCCGAGGCCGTGCGGCAGATGCCCTTTTTAAAGGAAGGCGGCAGTGTCGTCGTCAGCAGCCGCCCCATCCTGCCCGTCAGCGCCATGATTGGCGATGCGACTTATGAGGTGGAAAGCATTATGGCTTACCTGCGCGATAAGGTTGACAGGCTGACGGTGGTGGACAGCGATGCCGCGGCAAGGGAACTGGGCTCGATGAAAGTGCTCAACGTGGTTCTGCTGGGTGCGGCGGTGCGCAGCGGCGCACTGGGGCTTTCTGAGCAGGATATCCTGGCCGCCATCCATGAACGGGTTCCCGCAAGATTCCATGAACTCAATGAAAAGGCCCTGGCCTTTGCCCGCTGA
- a CDS encoding sugar ABC transporter substrate-binding protein, with the protein MKLWGRMAAVSCAVLLAFNLSGCGVSQKNSGRMVYFAAHDVPVDFMGSLYEGVKQQGQRMGLTVEYLNARLDYNLQLDQVNEAIDEGAAAIVLLPVNGVAAIPVVERANKAGIPVIVTNRNMDGGQFAQVMSDEKQAGILQGEYMAKHLPPGAKIVYLMGDASISAAVLRWEGFKEACLDKRPDVQLLIRQDCGWLETGAFRAVSMWLKVFPQIDGVIAGNDSMALGALRALKAAGRDKGVLISGVDALEPAVKAVAAGEMSQTVKQDADKTAEEIGKLLQAAASGKVPTEDIKVPFTEITQENAAQFR; encoded by the coding sequence ATGAAACTATGGGGACGGATGGCAGCGGTATCCTGCGCAGTGCTGTTGGCCTTTAATCTGTCGGGCTGTGGTGTTTCGCAGAAAAATTCCGGCAGGATGGTCTATTTTGCCGCCCATGATGTGCCCGTAGATTTTATGGGCAGTCTCTATGAAGGCGTAAAACAGCAGGGGCAAAGAATGGGCTTGACGGTGGAATATCTGAATGCCAGACTGGACTATAATCTGCAGCTGGATCAGGTCAATGAAGCCATCGATGAGGGAGCGGCGGCCATCGTGCTTTTGCCCGTCAACGGTGTGGCCGCTATCCCAGTGGTGGAGCGGGCCAATAAGGCGGGCATTCCCGTCATTGTCACCAATCGGAATATGGATGGCGGGCAGTTTGCCCAGGTCATGTCCGATGAGAAACAGGCAGGAATCCTTCAGGGGGAATACATGGCCAAACATCTGCCCCCAGGGGCTAAGATTGTCTACCTGATGGGGGATGCCAGCATAAGCGCAGCTGTACTGCGCTGGGAGGGGTTCAAGGAAGCCTGCCTGGACAAGCGCCCGGATGTGCAGCTTTTGATCCGGCAGGATTGCGGCTGGCTGGAAACCGGCGCCTTCCGCGCCGTTTCCATGTGGCTGAAGGTCTTTCCCCAGATTGACGGTGTCATTGCCGGCAATGACAGCATGGCTTTGGGGGCCTTGCGGGCCTTGAAGGCTGCGGGCCGGGACAAGGGCGTGCTGATTTCCGGCGTGGATGCTCTGGAGCCTGCGGTAAAGGCTGTGGCTGCCGGGGAGATGTCCCAGACGGTGAAACAGGATGCGGACAAGACAGCCGAAGAGATTGGCAAACTGCTGCAGGCAGCAGCATCGGGCAAGGTTCCTACAGAAGATATCAAAGTTCCCTTTACGGAAATCACCCAGGAAAACGCAGCCCAGTTCAGGTAA
- a CDS encoding amino acid ABC transporter ATP-binding protein, producing the protein MSMLEVRGLCKSFDTLSILENVNLTVEEGECIAIIGASGCGKSMFLRSLELLEVPDQGRIFVAGQEITAPQADVDGIRRQMGMVYQKFFLFSHLNVMDNLCLAPMKLLGMSRQEAEGRARELLAQVGLLSKAEASPKVLSGGQQQRIAICRSLMMEPKLLLFDEPTSALDPTMVGEVLAVIRMLARQGLTMLIVTHEMNFAREVADRVLFFADRGIYEAGTPEEIFEHPQKTKTIAFIQRQKSFRYEVRERDFDLMEMQGGIWTFGEKYGIPAREIYRLQLCCEETIYSVMAGCYGEHEPICLDLEVFYREAGREIELAFCYRGRKYHPLEDEQASGDEAGISSAAILQKIVSVRSYTYDQGENQLRFLLNPRKSKN; encoded by the coding sequence ATGAGCATGTTGGAGGTAAGGGGGCTTTGCAAATCTTTTGATACCCTCTCGATACTAGAAAATGTCAATCTCACCGTGGAGGAAGGAGAATGCATTGCCATCATCGGTGCTTCCGGCTGCGGCAAGAGCATGTTTCTGCGCTCCCTGGAACTATTGGAAGTGCCGGATCAGGGCAGGATCTTCGTTGCGGGACAGGAAATCACGGCGCCGCAGGCTGATGTGGATGGTATCCGCCGCCAGATGGGCATGGTTTATCAGAAATTCTTTCTGTTTTCTCATCTGAATGTCATGGATAATCTCTGTCTGGCGCCCATGAAACTTTTGGGCATGAGCAGACAGGAGGCGGAAGGCCGGGCCAGGGAACTTTTAGCTCAGGTGGGGCTCCTTTCCAAGGCAGAGGCTTCGCCCAAAGTCCTTTCCGGCGGGCAGCAGCAGCGCATTGCCATCTGTCGCAGCCTGATGATGGAACCGAAGCTGCTGCTCTTTGATGAACCCACCAGCGCCCTTGACCCTACCATGGTGGGGGAGGTGCTGGCCGTCATACGCATGCTGGCCCGACAGGGTCTGACCATGCTCATCGTTACCCATGAGATGAATTTTGCCCGGGAGGTGGCCGACCGGGTGCTGTTCTTTGCCGACCGGGGCATCTACGAGGCAGGCACGCCGGAGGAGATCTTCGAGCATCCCCAAAAAACCAAGACCATCGCCTTCATCCAGCGGCAGAAATCCTTCCGTTATGAAGTGCGGGAGCGGGATTTTGACCTGATGGAAATGCAGGGCGGCATCTGGACTTTCGGGGAAAAATATGGCATCCCGGCCCGGGAGATATACCGTTTGCAGCTTTGCTGTGAGGAAACCATATACTCTGTTATGGCCGGCTGTTATGGGGAGCATGAGCCAATTTGCCTGGATTTGGAGGTCTTCTATAGGGAAGCTGGCCGGGAGATCGAGTTGGCGTTTTGCTATCGTGGCAGGAAGTATCATCCGCTGGAAGATGAGCAGGCCAGCGGGGATGAAGCAGGTATTTCCTCGGCGGCCATACTCCAAAAAATCGTTTCGGTGCGTTCTTATACTTATGATCAAGGGGAAAACCAGCTGCGGTTTCTGCTCAATCCCCGCAAGAGCAAAAATTGA
- a CDS encoding M15 family metallopeptidase, whose product MRKNLGKLICGLFMAASLTVSLAATDSIMSADAAPVAAAVAGNVDPADCSGFVELSEAVPDVILEPRYYSTYNFVGNRIAGYQAPRVFMTKEAAKALKEVSDDVMKQGYRLKIYDAYRPQMAVDNFVAWAENLGDKRMKDYFYPQVDKTRLFADGYIAAKSGHSRGSTVDLTLFDMQTGKNVDMGNVFDHFGIESHPDWCGDPETGKYTGKYEGNKKPKDGKINEVQFKNRMILREAMLRHGFKPLDTEWWHFTLKDEPYPDTYFTFPIRF is encoded by the coding sequence ATGAGAAAGAATCTTGGTAAACTTATTTGTGGGCTGTTTATGGCAGCCAGCCTGACTGTATCTTTAGCCGCAACTGACTCAATCATGAGCGCAGATGCGGCGCCAGTGGCTGCTGCAGTGGCAGGCAATGTTGATCCGGCGGATTGTTCCGGTTTTGTGGAGCTTTCCGAGGCAGTACCGGATGTTATTTTGGAGCCGCGCTATTATTCCACTTACAATTTTGTGGGGAATCGCATTGCCGGATATCAGGCGCCTCGCGTCTTTATGACCAAGGAAGCGGCCAAAGCTCTCAAAGAGGTTTCTGATGATGTGATGAAGCAGGGCTACCGGCTGAAGATTTATGACGCCTACCGGCCCCAGATGGCCGTGGATAATTTCGTGGCCTGGGCAGAAAATCTTGGTGATAAGCGCATGAAGGATTATTTCTATCCCCAGGTGGATAAGACGAGACTTTTTGCTGATGGCTATATTGCCGCCAAGTCAGGCCACAGTCGTGGCTCCACAGTGGATTTGACCTTGTTTGACATGCAGACAGGCAAGAATGTGGATATGGGGAACGTCTTTGACCATTTTGGCATCGAGAGCCACCCCGATTGGTGCGGTGATCCGGAAACCGGCAAGTACACAGGCAAATACGAGGGCAATAAAAAGCCTAAGGACGGCAAAATCAATGAGGTGCAGTTCAAGAACCGCATGATCCTGCGGGAAGCAATGCTCCGTCACGGTTTCAAGCCGTTGGATACGGAATGGTGGCACTTTACCTTGAAGGATGAGCCATATCCGGACACTTATTTCACATTTCCCATTCGGTTTTGA
- a CDS encoding transporter substrate-binding domain-containing protein: protein MNVKLDLKKVVGVLVSCAFAGAVLAGCGLPENAAKNSDDKPVKLGMLTNMNISEQQQAAMMKEASQRGGFPAKMVFDITYYDNLNSMQMGLESKSVNEMSTYQCVADYLMARNDKFSQTEFGKAKLEDGFCAALREDDKELLEEMNKAINAMKDDGTLDKLAQEYIKNVKAGEEPPAVPLEKVGGRPTLKVAVTGDLPPIDLVLANGKPAGFNTAVLAEIGKRLQKNIEIVQVNSGARAAALSGKTVDVIFWAVVPEDKFNIRPADFDKPKGVATTVPYYKDTIVHIALKK from the coding sequence ATGAATGTGAAGCTGGACCTGAAAAAAGTGGTGGGCGTGCTTGTGAGTTGCGCTTTTGCGGGAGCAGTGCTGGCTGGCTGCGGCCTGCCGGAAAATGCAGCGAAGAATTCCGATGACAAACCCGTGAAGCTGGGAATGCTGACGAATATGAACATCAGCGAGCAGCAGCAGGCGGCAATGATGAAGGAAGCCAGTCAGCGAGGAGGCTTCCCCGCTAAGATGGTTTTTGACATCACTTATTATGATAATCTCAACTCCATGCAGATGGGTCTGGAATCCAAGAGCGTCAATGAGATGAGCACCTATCAGTGCGTGGCCGATTACCTCATGGCCAGAAATGACAAGTTCTCCCAGACGGAATTCGGGAAGGCGAAGCTGGAGGACGGCTTCTGCGCTGCCCTGCGTGAGGATGACAAAGAATTGCTGGAGGAAATGAACAAGGCCATTAACGCCATGAAGGATGATGGAACCTTGGATAAACTGGCACAGGAATACATCAAGAATGTGAAAGCCGGGGAAGAGCCGCCGGCAGTGCCCCTCGAAAAGGTCGGAGGCCGTCCCACCCTCAAGGTAGCTGTTACCGGTGACCTGCCCCCCATCGATCTGGTGCTGGCCAATGGCAAACCGGCGGGCTTTAATACGGCTGTGCTGGCCGAGATTGGCAAGAGGCTGCAGAAAAACATCGAAATCGTGCAGGTGAACAGCGGCGCCAGAGCTGCGGCGTTGTCGGGCAAGACCGTAGATGTGATTTTCTGGGCAGTCGTTCCAGAGGACAAGTTCAATATCCGTCCTGCTGACTTTGACAAGCCAAAAGGCGTGGCCACTACCGTGCCTTATTACAAGGATACGATTGTCCACATTGCCCTGAAGAAGTAA
- a CDS encoding ABC transporter permease subunit (The N-terminal region of this protein, as described by TIGR01726, is a three transmembrane segment that identifies a subfamily of ABC transporter permease subunits, which specificities that include histidine, arginine, glutamine, glutamate, L-cystine (sic), the opines (in Agrobacterium) octopine and nopaline, etc.), whose translation MELQETLYRVFIQGDAWRTILEGIGVTVQISLLSLALGTILGAAVCFLRMRRGAGGVLARAYIAVLRGSPVLILLMLLYYGLLAGSGFSPQAVAVAAFSLHTAAHVAELLRSSLMALSQGEIEAARTLGFSRRQAFFYVTLPQLVHLAKPVYQSTVVNLIQWTSVVGYVTITDLTRVMSNIASRTMQPMLVMTVGMLIYIGMAYLVYGVFALTDRKRGGDGS comes from the coding sequence ATGGAATTGCAGGAGACCTTATATCGTGTCTTTATCCAGGGGGATGCCTGGCGCACCATCCTGGAGGGCATTGGGGTCACCGTGCAGATTTCCCTGCTTTCTTTGGCTCTGGGAACCATATTGGGTGCCGCCGTCTGCTTCCTACGCATGAGAAGGGGGGCAGGCGGCGTTTTGGCCAGAGCCTATATTGCAGTGCTGCGCGGATCCCCGGTGCTGATCTTGCTGATGCTCCTTTACTATGGACTGCTGGCGGGCAGCGGCTTCAGTCCACAGGCGGTGGCCGTGGCAGCTTTTTCCCTGCACACGGCGGCCCATGTGGCAGAACTGCTCAGGAGCTCATTGATGGCGCTGTCCCAGGGGGAGATAGAAGCAGCCAGGACCTTGGGCTTTTCCCGTAGGCAGGCCTTCTTCTATGTCACCCTGCCCCAGCTGGTACATCTGGCCAAGCCTGTCTATCAGTCCACGGTGGTGAACCTCATTCAGTGGACCAGTGTGGTGGGCTATGTGACCATCACGGATCTTACGCGGGTTATGAGCAATATCGCCTCCCGGACGATGCAGCCCATGCTGGTGATGACCGTGGGCATGCTCATCTACATAGGCATGGCCTATCTGGTCTATGGAGTCTTCGCACTGACGGACAGGAAGCGGGGAGGTGACGGCTCATGA
- the iorA gene encoding indolepyruvate ferredoxin oxidoreductase subunit alpha yields MHSEFLMGNEAIALGALAAGVNLAAGYPGTPSTEILETIAKRGAADVHVEWSINEKAGLEVAAGAAYSGARALVTMKQVGLNVAADPLMSLEYIGVKGGMVIVVADDPGPISSQTEQDTRTFGMFSKVPVFDPSTVAEAYEMVQEAFAFSEKYHTPVFLRPTTRIDHAYEAIEVKDEAEYEQKEREGFVKDASKWVIFPKLSVRSHAAIEARNAELSKVFSDYPRNKILSGAGQQGSLRKGIASHGVSSMYTRDNLAQDNHLPVLHIATPFPFPEELAVKFLEGLDEVLCIEELDPVIERALLMVCGKYHLPTIIRGKLTGDIQTVGENTVESVGKAIDAFLGQSRPEEKAEAVPPLPVRPPVLCAGCPHRASFLAVKEAMRGQKTIYCGDIGCYTLGNAAPLDMCDTCLCMGAGINIAQGVYHMDPQTKCFAFVGDSTFFAAGITGTVNAFYNQADMTLVVLDNSTTAMTGHQPHPGTGKTIRGEVVEAVSIEKVLRAIGLSVVETVNPLDHAEAVATVKRVASEPGVKAIIFKSPCVVLAKPAARSKVEAEKCIGCQKCIRSLGCPALVLQEGKAFIDETLCTGCTLCESICPVGAIAGGEKL; encoded by the coding sequence ATGCATAGCGAATTCCTGATGGGCAACGAGGCGATTGCTCTTGGTGCGCTGGCGGCAGGTGTCAATCTGGCGGCAGGTTATCCGGGAACGCCCTCGACAGAAATTCTTGAGACCATTGCCAAACGCGGGGCGGCAGATGTCCACGTGGAATGGTCAATCAACGAAAAGGCCGGGCTGGAGGTGGCTGCAGGGGCAGCCTACAGCGGCGCCCGTGCCCTGGTGACCATGAAGCAGGTGGGGCTCAACGTGGCCGCCGATCCTTTGATGAGCCTGGAATATATAGGCGTCAAGGGTGGCATGGTCATTGTGGTGGCCGATGATCCGGGGCCGATTTCCTCCCAGACGGAGCAGGATACGCGGACCTTTGGCATGTTTTCCAAGGTGCCTGTATTTGACCCGTCAACGGTGGCCGAGGCTTATGAGATGGTGCAGGAGGCCTTTGCTTTCTCGGAAAAATACCATACGCCGGTGTTCCTGCGGCCGACGACGCGCATCGATCATGCCTATGAGGCCATTGAGGTCAAGGATGAGGCAGAATACGAGCAAAAGGAACGGGAGGGATTTGTCAAGGACGCCTCGAAATGGGTGATCTTCCCGAAACTTTCGGTGCGCAGCCATGCAGCTATCGAGGCGCGCAATGCAGAGCTCAGCAAGGTGTTTTCGGACTATCCGCGCAATAAGATCCTGTCGGGAGCAGGGCAGCAGGGGAGCCTGCGCAAGGGCATCGCATCCCACGGGGTCAGCAGCATGTACACCCGCGACAATCTGGCCCAGGATAACCACCTGCCGGTGCTGCATATAGCGACACCCTTTCCCTTTCCGGAGGAACTGGCGGTCAAATTCCTGGAGGGGCTGGATGAAGTCCTTTGTATCGAGGAGCTTGATCCCGTCATCGAGCGGGCCCTGCTGATGGTCTGCGGCAAATATCACCTGCCCACCATAATCCGCGGCAAGCTTACTGGCGATATCCAGACAGTCGGTGAAAATACGGTGGAATCCGTGGGAAAGGCCATCGATGCATTCCTGGGGCAGTCCCGGCCGGAGGAGAAGGCCGAGGCGGTACCGCCGCTTCCTGTGCGGCCGCCGGTGCTCTGTGCAGGCTGTCCCCATCGCGCCTCCTTCCTGGCGGTAAAGGAGGCCATGCGCGGACAGAAGACCATATACTGCGGTGACATTGGCTGCTATACCCTGGGCAATGCAGCACCCCTTGACATGTGCGATACCTGCCTGTGCATGGGGGCCGGCATCAATATCGCCCAGGGCGTCTACCACATGGATCCCCAGACGAAATGCTTTGCTTTTGTGGGGGACTCGACCTTCTTTGCGGCGGGCATCACGGGAACGGTCAATGCCTTCTACAATCAGGCGGATATGACCTTGGTGGTGCTGGACAATTCAACGACGGCCATGACCGGTCATCAGCCTCATCCGGGTACGGGTAAGACCATCCGCGGCGAGGTGGTGGAGGCCGTGAGCATCGAGAAGGTATTGCGAGCCATTGGCCTTTCGGTGGTGGAGACCGTAAATCCCCTGGATCATGCAGAGGCTGTGGCAACGGTCAAGCGTGTGGCATCAGAGCCTGGCGTCAAGGCCATCATCTTCAAGTCCCCCTGTGTCGTGCTGGCGAAGCCGGCGGCACGTTCCAAGGTAGAGGCTGAAAAGTGTATCGGCTGTCAGAAATGCATTCGGTCCCTGGGATGTCCTGCGTTGGTGCTGCAGGAGGGCAAGGCCTTTATCGATGAAACACTCTGCACAGGCTGCACGCTCTGTGAGAGCATCTGCCCGGTGGGAGCAATAGCGGGAGGTGAGAAGTTATGA
- the preA gene encoding NAD-dependent dihydropyrimidine dehydrogenase subunit PreA, protein MYWGEKTKRKYMQNCVLCGNAPCDMACPKGLEPSRQLRSIWFANEAYAAARLPRENICAACQAPCESACVKCGEVPIRKMMGFLTEEVKPKLDIEVPEHERALQTEICGIPLENPFLLSSSVVASTYDMCARAFEAGWAGAAFKTICAFDIHEASPRFSAIHSADGSIMGFKNIEQLSDHSLPENMEIFRQLKKDYPQKFILASIMGRNDREWAELARLCQENGADALELNFSCPNMMEDGLGSDIGQVPELVERFTAAARRGASIPLLAKLTPNVAAMGPAAEAARNGGADGLAAINTIKSLMSVNLHTFVTSPAVKGQSAVGGYSGNAVKPIALRFIAELGQNPKLSGMHISGMGGVETWRDALEFMMLGAGSIQVTTAVMQYGYRIIEDLKAGLNYYLHEKGFSRAGDVVGLALDSVSETTDVLERDSIVYPKFHRQTCIGCGRCEISCMDGGHQAIHLDKNRRPVLAPKRCVGCHLCVLVCPTDSIRSAGKRIYRDGN, encoded by the coding sequence ATGTATTGGGGAGAAAAAACGAAACGCAAGTATATGCAAAATTGTGTCCTCTGTGGCAATGCTCCCTGTGATATGGCCTGCCCTAAAGGCTTGGAGCCTTCCCGGCAGCTTAGGAGCATTTGGTTTGCTAATGAGGCGTATGCAGCAGCCCGCCTGCCCAGGGAAAATATTTGTGCTGCCTGTCAGGCTCCCTGTGAATCAGCTTGTGTGAAATGCGGAGAAGTTCCGATTCGAAAAATGATGGGCTTTTTGACGGAGGAGGTGAAGCCGAAACTCGATATTGAGGTGCCGGAACATGAAAGGGCATTGCAGACGGAAATTTGCGGCATTCCCTTGGAAAATCCCTTCCTGCTGTCTTCCTCGGTAGTGGCCAGCACCTATGATATGTGCGCCCGGGCCTTTGAGGCCGGCTGGGCAGGGGCGGCCTTCAAGACCATCTGTGCCTTTGACATACATGAAGCCTCCCCAAGATTTTCAGCCATTCACAGTGCGGATGGCAGCATTATGGGCTTCAAGAACATCGAGCAGCTTTCTGACCATAGTTTGCCGGAAAACATGGAAATCTTTCGTCAGCTGAAAAAGGACTATCCCCAAAAGTTTATCCTGGCTTCCATTATGGGCAGGAATGACAGGGAATGGGCGGAACTAGCCCGGCTCTGCCAGGAAAACGGTGCGGATGCATTGGAACTGAATTTCTCCTGTCCCAATATGATGGAGGATGGTCTGGGCTCGGATATTGGGCAGGTACCTGAGCTGGTGGAGCGTTTCACCGCCGCTGCCAGGCGCGGTGCCAGCATTCCCCTCCTGGCCAAACTGACACCCAATGTAGCTGCCATGGGGCCTGCCGCCGAAGCGGCCCGCAACGGTGGTGCCGATGGTTTGGCGGCCATCAATACCATCAAGAGTCTGATGTCGGTAAATCTGCACACCTTTGTTACCAGCCCTGCGGTGAAGGGACAATCTGCCGTGGGTGGATATAGCGGCAATGCCGTAAAGCCCATAGCGCTGCGCTTTATAGCAGAGCTGGGGCAGAATCCGAAGCTCTCCGGTATGCACATCAGCGGCATGGGTGGGGTGGAAACCTGGCGTGATGCGCTGGAGTTCATGATGCTGGGGGCCGGTTCCATACAGGTGACCACAGCGGTCATGCAGTATGGCTATCGCATTATTGAGGATTTGAAAGCAGGGCTCAATTACTACCTGCATGAAAAGGGCTTTAGCCGTGCAGGCGATGTGGTAGGGCTGGCTTTGGATTCCGTCAGTGAGACCACAGATGTTCTGGAACGGGACAGCATCGTGTATCCCAAATTTCACCGGCAGACCTGCATTGGTTGCGGTCGGTGCGAAATTTCCTGTATGGATGGCGGCCATCAGGCCATCCACCTGGATAAAAACCGCCGCCCTGTCCTTGCTCCTAAAAGATGTGTGGGATGCCATCTTTGCGTGCTGGTCTGCCCCACGGATTCTATACGCTCAGCGGGAAAAAGGATTTACCGTGACGGCAACTAG
- a CDS encoding STAS domain-containing protein, with product MCCLIEDSGYQTCVDLPCGYTPKAIYMTEHKRNFVGLDLHLSLRGRLDTISAPQLLRVWEEVKDGGSIEGVRINCTHLEYISSAGIRLMLAIQENCSSPIVFSGANAKVKEILQQKDFLMMAIN from the coding sequence ATGTGCTGCTTGATCGAGGATTCCGGCTATCAGACCTGCGTGGATCTGCCATGCGGTTATACGCCAAAGGCCATTTATATGACGGAACACAAACGGAATTTTGTTGGCTTGGACTTGCACCTATCTCTGCGTGGCAGGCTTGATACCATCTCAGCACCGCAGCTTCTGCGGGTGTGGGAGGAAGTCAAAGACGGTGGAAGTATTGAAGGTGTAAGAATAAATTGTACCCATTTGGAGTATATATCTTCGGCAGGAATTCGCTTGATGCTGGCGATACAGGAAAACTGCAGCAGCCCCATAGTTTTTTCCGGAGCCAATGCAAAAGTAAAAGAAATCCTGCAGCAGAAAGATTTTCTTATGATGGCAATAAACTGA